In one Uloborus diversus isolate 005 unplaced genomic scaffold, Udiv.v.3.1 scaffold_12, whole genome shotgun sequence genomic region, the following are encoded:
- the LOC129232458 gene encoding endocuticle structural glycoprotein SgAbd-8-like, translating to MFSLVLFPALVALCSAQYPYNPNQYPPQPYQPQQQHQQNSNGAPVHYVSIGQQLQGDYKFGYNTGNDGSFREETRNPDGSVSGAYGYIDASGKQKIIRYTAGKDGFKAEGDDIPKAPPAPQPTAPQPAYQPQPQYQAQQYQPQQYQPQQYQPQPAYNNYVQPQPTQNYNQYAAPQQYNSNQGSYNPFAYNNPAPGQQAPPPVNLLSYNIGGQPNQYQG from the coding sequence GTCCTCTTCCCTGCTCTGGTTGCTCTTTGCTCTGCTCAGTACCCCTACAACCCAAACCAGTACCCACCGCAGCCCTATCAACCGCAGCAGCAACACCAACAAAACAGCAACGGCGCCCCGGTGCACTACGTCAGCATCGGACAGCAGCTCCAAGGCGACTACAAGTTCGGTTACAACACCGGAAATGACGGCAGCTTCCGGGAAGAGACCAGGAATCCGGACGGTTCCGTGTCCGGCGCCTATGGCTACATAGACGCATCCGGCAAACAGAAGATCATCCGGTACACCGCTGGCAAAGATGGGTTCAAGGCCGAAGGTGATGACATCCCCAAAGCTCCTCCTGCACCCCAGCCTACCGCTCCACAACCCGCTTACCAGCCACAGCCACAGTACCAAGCACAGCAGTACCAGCCACAACAGTACCAACCACAACAGTACCAGCCGCAACCAGCTTACAACAATTACGTCCAACCTCAGCCAACTCAGAATTACAACCAGTACGCAGCGCCTCAGCAGTACAACTCCAACCAAGGTTCCTACAACCCCTTTGCATACAACAACCCAGCTCCAGGACAGCAAGCCCCACCACCAGTGAATCTTCTGTCCTACAACATTGGTGGCCAACCCAACCAGTACCAGGGTTAA